The sequence GGAGATTCACATACGGCAACACACGGGGCATTTGGTGCGATTGGTTTTGGGATTGGCTCGAGTGAAGTAGAGCATGTTTTTGCAACGCAAACCATTTGGCAACAAAAACCAAAATCAATGGGCATTGAAATTAACGGCAAACTTCCAAAAGGCGTTTATGCCAAAGATATTATTTTGCATCTGATTGCCACGTATGGCGTCGCTTTTGGAACTGGTTATGCCGTCGAGTATTACGGCGATACTATTCGCAATATGTCGATGGAAGAACGGATGACGATTTGTAATATGGCCATTGAAGGTGGCGCAAAAATGGGCATGATGGCGCCAGATGAAACTACTTTTGAATACGTACGTGGTCGTGAATATGCTCCCGCTGATATGGAAAAAGCCATTAGTGACTGGAAAACGCTCCAAACAGATTCAGATGCCGAATATGACCTTCATATCGAAATGGATGCGAGTATTCTGGAACCTTACGTGACTTGGGGAACGAATCCCGAAATGGGCGTCCCTTTTTCTAAAGCATTCCCGGAAATTAAAGATATGAACTATGAGCGCGCTTATGAATATATGGGACTAAAACCTGGTCAAACTGCAGAAGAAATCGAGCTTGGCTATGTGTTTATTGGTTCTTGTACGAATGCCAGACTTTCTGACTTAGAAGAAGCTGCTCGTATCGTCAAAGGAAATAAAGTGAAAAATAATATTCGCGCACTCGTGGTTCCTGGTTCTCGCCAAGTTCGTAATGCGGCAGAAGCTATTGGACTAGATAAAATTTTTATGGAAGCTGGTTTTGAGTGGCGTGAACCTGGTTGTTCAATGTGTCTAGGAATGAATCCTGACCAAGTACCGGACGGGGTTCACTGTGCGTCTACTTCGAACCGTAATTTCGAAGGTCGTCAAGGTAAAGGCGCTCGTACTCATCTTGTTTCACCAGCAATGGCTGCAGCTGCGGCAATTAACGGACACTTTATCGATATTCGAAAGGAGGCAGTTATCAGTGGAGGAAATTAAAGTACACATAGGGAAAACAGTGGCACTGATGAATGACAATATTGATACCGACCAAATCATTCCGAAAAGTTTCTTAAAACGAATTGAACGTACTGGTTTTGGCGAATTTCTCTTTGATAGTTGGCGCTACCTTCCGAATCGTAAACCAAATCCAGATTTCCCTCTCAATGCTCCAGATCGCCAGGAAGCAACAATTTTAATTACGGGAGATAACTTTGGTTGTGGGTCTTCCAGAGAGCATGCTGCTTGGGCATTACTTGACTACCGTTTCCGCGTAATTATTGCTGGCAGTTATAGTGATATTTTTTATATGAATTGTACGAAAAATGGCGTGCTCCCTATCGTTCTTCCTAGAGAGGCGCGTGAAAAATTAGCGAAAATTGCAGCCGACGAGAATGTGACCATTGACTTGCCGAACCAACAAGTCATTAGTTCAGTTGGTACCTACCCGTTTGAGATTGATGCTACGTGGAAAAATAAATTTATTAACGGACTGGATGATATCGCCATTACATTTGAACATATTGATGCGATTAAAGCCTATGAACAAAAAGTGGATTCAATATAAGAAAAGGTAGTGAGTATGATGGAATTAGTTGACTTATTAGTAACAGAAGAAGATGTCGAAAAGGCCTATGAAGTCTTAAAGTCAGTCGTCAAACATACACCACTAGAATATGATTTTTATCTTTCGGAAAAATATCATTGCAATGTATATCTAAAACGCGAAGATTTG comes from Listeria monocytogenes and encodes:
- the leuC gene encoding 3-isopropylmalate dehydratase large subunit, giving the protein MGKTLFDKLWNRHVIYGKEGEPQLLYVDLHLIHEVTSPQAFEGLRMENRPLRRPDKTFATMDHNVPTEDIFNIQDLVAKKQIEALQTNCEEFGVTLADMGSDRQGIVHMVGPETGLTQPGKVIVCGDSHTATHGAFGAIGFGIGSSEVEHVFATQTIWQQKPKSMGIEINGKLPKGVYAKDIILHLIATYGVAFGTGYAVEYYGDTIRNMSMEERMTICNMAIEGGAKMGMMAPDETTFEYVRGREYAPADMEKAISDWKTLQTDSDAEYDLHIEMDASILEPYVTWGTNPEMGVPFSKAFPEIKDMNYERAYEYMGLKPGQTAEEIELGYVFIGSCTNARLSDLEEAARIVKGNKVKNNIRALVVPGSRQVRNAAEAIGLDKIFMEAGFEWREPGCSMCLGMNPDQVPDGVHCASTSNRNFEGRQGKGARTHLVSPAMAAAAAINGHFIDIRKEAVISGGN
- the leuD gene encoding 3-isopropylmalate dehydratase small subunit, which produces MEEIKVHIGKTVALMNDNIDTDQIIPKSFLKRIERTGFGEFLFDSWRYLPNRKPNPDFPLNAPDRQEATILITGDNFGCGSSREHAAWALLDYRFRVIIAGSYSDIFYMNCTKNGVLPIVLPREAREKLAKIAADENVTIDLPNQQVISSVGTYPFEIDATWKNKFINGLDDIAITFEHIDAIKAYEQKVDSI